The following is a genomic window from Treponema pallidum subsp. pallidum str. Nichols.
CCAGCCGGTACATCCAGATTTTGTGACGCTCAAAAGGCGTGTCCGTACTTCTCTCTGCTTACTCGTGCCCCTTATGTATCTGTCCATGGGGCACATGGTGCACCTACCGATCCCTGGGTTCTTGCACCCCCTGAAATATGCGCTTTCCTTTGCCCTTGTACAGGCGTTTCTGACATTACCTGTCCTGTACGCCAATCGCTCTCTTTTTCGTGCAGGACTTATTGCGTTGTATGGTGCAATTCTGAGACGCAACACTGCAACTATGGATTCGCTCATCTCTCTCGGTTCCCTGAGTTCTTTTACATACGGTCTCTTTGCCACGGCGCGTATAGCAATGGGCGTGCATGCCAACGACACGGCACTTGTATCGCACTATGTGGCGGATTTGTATTTCGAATCAGCTGCAATGATCGTAACGCTCGTCACGGTGGGTAAATACCTGTCCGCCTTGTCTAAAGGGCGCACTTCTCGCGCACTCACACAACTGCTAGACATAAAACCTAAAACGGCTCGCGTTATCCGTCAGGTATCTGTTCCGCGCGGAGCATCCCCTTCTTCCCCAACAACTGCAAGCGCTGCATCAGCCCATGAGACCCATGAAATTGAGATAGAAATTCCTGCACAGGACGTACTTGTCGGAGACACCGTACTTGTAAAAGCAGGTGAGCTAGTTCCGGTAGATGGGATCATCACATCCGGGCAGGCCACGCTCGATGAGTCAAACGTCACAGGGGAAAGTATTCCGGTAGAAAAAGGACGCGGAGATTCCGTCATTTCTGCGTCCTTAGTCAGCACGGGGTTCCTCAAATTTCGTGCTGAACGGGTAGGGGAGCATACCACCCTTGCGCAAATTATCTCATTGGTAGAAAAAACTGCTGCGTCTAAAGTTCCGGTCACCAAACTAGTCGACGCTGTCAGCGCATACTTCGTACCATCAATCGTAGCACTCTCCTTGCTCTCTGGCTGCGCGTGGTTATGCGCAGGAGCGTCTGCAGAATTTGCCTTTTCTATCGCAGTCACTGTCCTGGTCATATCATGCCCGTGCGTGTTAGGACTTGCCGTCCCTACCGCGCTCATGGTTGCAACGGGTAAGGGTGCACAGATGGGTATTCTCATAAAATCAGCGCAGGTATTCCAGCAAATGGCACGCACGAAAGTAATAGCGTTCGATAAAACTGGCACCCTCACCTTAGGACGTCCTACACTTTCACACATACACACGCTCCATCCAACCTATAACGAAGAAGACATACTCCACCTTGCGTACAGCTTAGAAGTATGCTCTGGCCATCCGCTTGCAGCTGCAATTAGCGTAGCTGCACAGCGTAAAGGAATGACACCGCTTGCTATAACCGATTTCAACTCAGAACAAGGACTCGGTCTACGGGCGCGCTTAGTGCATACCTCGTATGCAAAGACCGTCATGGTAGGCAATGCACGTATGATGGTCGCACACAGTATTGATGGCATGGACACATATCTCTCTCCATCACACAATCTAGAGGAAACGCCCTTATTTGTAGCAGCGGATAAAAATCTCGTAGGAGTTCTTTTTGTTTCAGATCCCGTAAAGGTACATTCTTCTGCAGCGATTGGTGCCTTGCACAAGCGTGGGATCCAAACGCTGATGCTAACGGGAGACGTCAAACACGTTGCACACACCATCGCTGCACGCTGTGGTGTCAAGAAAAGTAAAGCGGAGTTACTCCCTCATGATAAGGAACGAGAAATTTCCGCTTTAAAAGCGTCCGGAATGATGGTAGCGATGGTAGGAGACGGCGTAAACGACGCGCCTGCACTGGCATCCGCCGATGTTGGGATCGCCATCGGTGCAGGTTCTGATATTGCAGTAGAAAGTGCAGACGTAGTCCTGATGAGAAACTGCATACGGGACGTGGTAACGTTGGTAGATCTCAGCATTGCAACGGTGCGGAACATGAAGCAGAACTTATTTTGGGCATTTTTTTACAACACGCTCGGCGTTCCTCTAGCAGCAGGACTCGGATATCCCTTCTTCGGATTACGTCTCACACCTATGCTTGCAGCAGCAGCGATGAGTTTAAGCTCAGTCTCGGTGTTATGCAATGCGTTGAGGTTGAACCAGTTTCAGTCTTCATCACCATAAAGGACTGCGCGAACTCGCTCGCTCCGTCAGACAGGATGCGGTCTGCGCAAAGAAACGAACCTCCTATCTATCATAGGAGGCTTATGGATTTAAAAGCTTAAATACAGCGAAAAAAAATGCATGACGCTACCGCCGATGACGAACATATGCCAGATAGTATGCGTCCACTTTATTCTCTTGAGTGCGTAGAATACACAACCAACCGTGTAGAGCACGCCTCCTAATACCAAAAACAGAAAGCTAATCTCAGGGAGCCGTTCCCGCAACGGCTTTGCTACAAACACTACCAGCCACCCCATCGCTATATACATCACGAGAGACAGCCACCGTACCCGATGCCCAAACACGGAGTATATTACGCTCCCACTACACGCTAATCCCCAAATAACCCCAAAAACAGTCCATCCGATCGCGCCGTACAGTGTAGTCAGGCAACTCGCAGTATACGTACCTGCAATGAGCACGTAAATACAACAGTGATCAATAACACCGAACACATACTTCGCTCCACGAGGCAGAGCATGGTACAGCGTAGAGCACAGGTACAGCACAATGAGTGAGGAGCCAAAGACACTAAAACCAACAACATAGCGAGCCGTCAAGTCAGCCGGCGTATAGTGCACTGCACGCACCACCAGGAGCACCAGTGCAACGATGGATAGTCCGACACCGATACCGTGGGTGACTGCATTTGCGATTTCCTCACCAAGAGAATAGCTCTCCTGGTAAGATCGTATGGACTTAGCACAGGCCGCAGACGCAGGACAGATAGCATCCGATCCGTCTGCGTTAACAATTTTTTCCACAAAACGCCCCCTTCCGTAGGACGATTATGCACACTTCCCCAAGCACTTCAACCAACACCTCCCTCCCCTCATGCTGTAACGGGAGAGAGGCCTTATGTGCAAAATACAGGACTTCCAGCGCATGGCCGTACGTGTGTTGTACGTACAGCCTGCTCTACCTAGGCTTTCAGGGTAGCACCAAGCATCCAAATGGCCTTTCCCAACGTCCTCAGTATGTCTGTGATAATGCCGTCAGTCACTGCATCCCCACTTTCAGCTGCAAGTACTTGCGTTTGGCTGAATCGCGTACTTAGGTATTCAAAATCCCGCTTTACGCGCGCAAGCGCAGAGACGATAGTGATCTCTTTCTCCGTCTCTTCTGCAATTCCACTCAACGCAAGGTATTCAGCCATAGACGCAGGAGCCTGCGCGCCCAGCTGTAACAACCGCTCGGCAATCGTATCAAAGGCTTCAGTAACTGATACATAATACTCTTCAAGGAGCTCATGCACCTGTTTAAACTCAATGCCGTAGATGTGCCAGTGATAGTTATGTAGCTTGATATACAGTACTCCCAGATCCGCTACATGCTGGCGCAATTGCTCGCAGATAGCAGCAATGGCACGAGCGTCCGGTACACCGGGGGCGCT
Proteins encoded in this region:
- the trhA gene encoding PAQR family membrane homeostasis protein TrhA; the protein is MEKIVNADGSDAICPASAACAKSIRSYQESYSLGEEIANAVTHGIGVGLSIVALVLLVVRAVHYTPADLTARYVVGFSVFGSSLIVLYLCSTLYHALPRGAKYVFGVIDHCCIYVLIAGTYTASCLTTLYGAIGWTVFGVIWGLACSGSVIYSVFGHRVRWLSLVMYIAMGWLVVFVAKPLRERLPEISFLFLVLGGVLYTVGCVFYALKRIKWTHTIWHMFVIGGSVMHFFSLYLSF
- a CDS encoding Dps family protein, translating into MNMCTDGKKYHSTATSAAVGASAPGVPDARAIAAICEQLRQHVADLGVLYIKLHNYHWHIYGIEFKQVHELLEEYYVSVTEAFDTIAERLLQLGAQAPASMAEYLALSGIAEETEKEITIVSALARVKRDFEYLSTRFSQTQVLAAESGDAVTDGIITDILRTLGKAIWMLGATLKA
- a CDS encoding heavy metal translocating P-type ATPase — translated: MQVSFVVHGISCTACVRRIEEAVRHVTGAYDVYVNPTTSHLYVHTDLHPTEHTLFAQTIIDAVSHAGFKATLLDTHSTTAPLAATQPVHPDFVTLKRRVRTSLCLLVPLMYLSMGHMVHLPIPGFLHPLKYALSFALVQAFLTLPVLYANRSLFRAGLIALYGAILRRNTATMDSLISLGSLSSFTYGLFATARIAMGVHANDTALVSHYVADLYFESAAMIVTLVTVGKYLSALSKGRTSRALTQLLDIKPKTARVIRQVSVPRGASPSSPTTASAASAHETHEIEIEIPAQDVLVGDTVLVKAGELVPVDGIITSGQATLDESNVTGESIPVEKGRGDSVISASLVSTGFLKFRAERVGEHTTLAQIISLVEKTAASKVPVTKLVDAVSAYFVPSIVALSLLSGCAWLCAGASAEFAFSIAVTVLVISCPCVLGLAVPTALMVATGKGAQMGILIKSAQVFQQMARTKVIAFDKTGTLTLGRPTLSHIHTLHPTYNEEDILHLAYSLEVCSGHPLAAAISVAAQRKGMTPLAITDFNSEQGLGLRARLVHTSYAKTVMVGNARMMVAHSIDGMDTYLSPSHNLEETPLFVAADKNLVGVLFVSDPVKVHSSAAIGALHKRGIQTLMLTGDVKHVAHTIAARCGVKKSKAELLPHDKEREISALKASGMMVAMVGDGVNDAPALASADVGIAIGAGSDIAVESADVVLMRNCIRDVVTLVDLSIATVRNMKQNLFWAFFYNTLGVPLAAGLGYPFFGLRLTPMLAAAAMSLSSVSVLCNALRLNQFQSSSP